Proteins encoded in a region of the Bubalus bubalis isolate 160015118507 breed Murrah chromosome 9, NDDB_SH_1, whole genome shotgun sequence genome:
- the PCBD2 gene encoding pterin-4-alpha-carbinolamine dehydratase 2 isoform X3 — protein sequence MQAFGFMSRVALQAEKMNHHPEWFNVYNKVQITLTSHDCGGLTKRDVKLAKFIEKAAASV from the exons ATGCAGGCCTTTGGCTTTATGTCCCGAGTTGCCCTACAAGCAGAGAAGATGAATCATCACCCGGAATGGTTCAATGTGTACAACAAG gtCCAGATAACGCTCACATCGCATGACTGTGGCGGACTGACCAAAAGAGATGTGAAACTGGCCAAGTTTATTGAAAAAGCAGCTGCTTCTGTGTGA
- the PCBD2 gene encoding pterin-4-alpha-carbinolamine dehydratase 2 isoform X4, whose amino-acid sequence MSRVALQAEKMNHHPEWFNVYNKVQITLTSHDCGGLTKRDVKLAKFIEKAAASV is encoded by the exons ATGTCCCGAGTTGCCCTACAAGCAGAGAAGATGAATCATCACCCGGAATGGTTCAATGTGTACAACAAG gtCCAGATAACGCTCACATCGCATGACTGTGGCGGACTGACCAAAAGAGATGTGAAACTGGCCAAGTTTATTGAAAAAGCAGCTGCTTCTGTGTGA